From a single Botrytis cinerea B05.10 chromosome 4, complete sequence genomic region:
- the Bcilv5 gene encoding Bcilv5: MAARTFSRVARPVARQLTAPARRTFVSAINASARPSAARAVVGASQQVRGVKTIDFAGTKEKVYERADWPVERLQEYFKNDTMAIIGYGSQGHAQSLNMRDNGLNVVVGVRKNGQSWKDAQQDGWVPGKNLFEVDEAISKGTIIMNLLSDAAQSETWPALKPQITKGKTLYFSHGFSPVFKDQTKVDVPTDVDVILVAPKGSGRTVRTLFREGRGINSSIAVFQDVTGKAQEKAIALGVGVGSGYLYETTFEKEVYSDLYGERGCLMGGIHGMFLAQYEVLREQGHSPSEAFNETVEEATQSLYPLIGANGMDWMYEACSTTARRGAIDWSGKFKDALKPVFNDLYDSVKTGKETQRSLEFNSQKDYREKYEAEMKEIRDLEIWRAGKAVRSLRPENN, from the exons ATGGCCGCCCGTACATTTTCCAGAGTCGCTAGACCAGTTGCACGTCAATTGACTGCACCAGCACGCAGAACTTTTGTCTCTGCTATCAATGCCTCAGCCAGACCTTCCGCTGCTCGTGCTGTTGTTGGAGCTTCCCAACAAGTCAGAGGTGTAAAGACCATTGACTTTGCTGGCACAAAGGAGAAGGTTTACG AGAGAGCCGACTGGCCAGTTGAGAGACTCCAG GAATACTTCAAGAATGACACAATGGCCATTATTGGTTACGGTTCCCAAGGACATGCTCAATCTTTGAACATGCGTGATAACGGTCTTAACGTCGTGGTCGGTGTACGAAAGAACGGTCAATCATGGAAGGATGCTCAACAAGATGGTTGGGTTCCAGGAAAGAACCTCTTCGAGGTCGATGAGGCTATCTCAAAGGGTACCATCATCATGAACTTGCTTTCTGATGCTGCTCAAAGTGAAACTTGGCCAGCACTTAAGCCCCAGATCACCAAGGGAAAG ACTCTTTACTTCTCCCACGGTTTCTCCCCAGTCTTCAAGGACCAAACCAAGGTCGATGTCCCAACTGACGTTGATGTCATCCTCGTTGCACCAAAGGGATCTGGACGTACCGTCCGAACTCTCTTCCGTGAGGGTCGTGGTATCAACTCTTCCATCGCCGTTTTCCAAGATGTTACCGGTAAGGCACAAGAGAAGGCTATCGCTCTCGGTGTCGGTGTTGGATCTGGATACCTCTACGAGACCACCTTCGAGAAGGAGGTTTACTCCGACTTGTACGGTGAGCGTGGTTGCTTGATGGGTGGTATCCACGGCATGTTCCTCGCACAATACGAGGTTCTCCGTGAGCAAGGTCACAGCCCAAGTGAAGCTTTCAACGAGACTGTTGAGGAGGCTACTCAATCTTTGTACCCATTGATTGGTGCCAACGGTATGGACTGGATGTACGAGGCTTGCTCTACCACTGCTCGTCGTGGTGCTATCGATTGGTCCGGAAAGTTCAAGGATGCTTTGAAGCCAGTCTTCAACGACTTGTATGACTCCGTCAAGACCGGAAAGGAGACTCAAAGATCCCTTGAGTTCAACTCCCAAAAGGATTACCGTGAGAAGTATGAGGCTGAGATGAAGGAGATCCGTGATTTGGAGATCTGGAGAGCAGGAAAGGCTGTCCG TTCCCTCCGTCCTGAAAACAACTAA
- the Bcubc12 gene encoding Bcubc12: MLKIWSMKQKQQQEANADAAAGIKKKKVTAAQLRLQKDIAEMSLPSTMRTDFPDEDDILNFFLYIEPDEGMYKGGIFKFKFAVPETFPHEPPKVNCEQKIYHPNIDVEGKICLNILREDWKPVLNLQAIVIGLQFLFLEPNASDPLNKEAAEDLRSNREGFKRNVRSAMGGGSVKNDSFDRVLKV; encoded by the exons atgttgaagatatgGTCTATG AAACAAAAACAGCAGCAAGAGGCAAATGCTGATGCTGCTGCGGGTattaagaagaagaaggttaCGGCCGCACAACTTAGATTGCAGAAAG ATATTGCTGAAATGTCGCTGCCCTCTACTATGCGCACCGATTTCCCCGACGAAGACGATATTCTCAACTTCTTTCTATATATCGAACCAGATGAGGGCATGTACAAGGGtggaatcttcaaattcaaattcgcCGTTCCCGAAACGTTCCCTCACGAGCCACCCAAAGTCAACTGTGAACAGAAGATCTATCACCCCAATATCGACGTTGAGGGcaaaatttgtttgaatattctaAGGGAGGACTGGAAACCAGTATTGAACTTACAAGCGATTGTTATTGGATTGCAG TTCCTTTTCCTCGAACCAAACGCCTCGGATCCACTTAACAAGGAAGCTGCAGAGGATTTGAGATCAAACCGAGAGGGATTCAAGCGGAACGTGAGATCTGCTATGGGGGGTGGATCTGTCAAGAATGATTCATTCGACAGAgtattgaaagtttga
- the Bctif34 gene encoding Bctif34: MRPILLQGHERALTQIRYNRDGDIIFSTAKDQHICAWYAHNGERLGTYHGHQGAIWTVDVDPTTTIIASGAADNTVRLWDVKTGKCLKTWDFNTAVKRVEFNEDATQLLAVTEQRMGFLGTIVVLDINLDVNGPQSDDRALTITCAESKATVAGWSYMSKYIIAGHEDGSVSQYDAKTGELLFNTQVHEPDLQVTDLQWSPDRTYFITASKDKTAKLVNARDLEVMKTYVTDTPLNSASITPKKDFVILGGGQAAMDVTTTSARQGKFEARFYHKIFEEEIGRVRGHFGPLNTVAVDPNGKGYASGGEDGYVRVHQFDKGYFDFTYEVERQARQQ; this comes from the exons ATGAGGCCCATTCTATTGCAAGGACAT GAGCGTGCTCTTACACAAATTAG ATATAACAGAGATGGCGacatcatcttctcaacCGCGAAGGATCAGCACATTTGCGCATGGTATGCACACAACGGAGAGAGATTAGGCACCTACCACGGTCATCAGGGAGCTATATGGACAGTCGACGTGGACCCAACAACTACAATCATCGCAAGTGGTGCTGCAGACAACACAGTCAGGTTATGGGACGTTAAGACCGGAAAATGTTTGAAGACCTGGGATTTCAACACCGCTGTTAAGAGAGTCGAATTCAACGAGGATGCTACACAATTGTTGGCTGTTACCGAACAACGTATGGGATTCTTGGGAACGATCGTAGTATTGGACATCAACCTGGACGTAAACGGACCACAATCTGACGATCGGGCTTTGACCATTACTTGCGCGGAGAGCAAGGCTACTGTTGCAGGATGGAGTTATATGTCAAAGTACATCATTGCGGGGCACGAAGATGGAAGTGTTTCTCAATATGATGCCAAG ACCGGAGAGTTACTCTTCAACACTCAAGTCCACGAACCAGATCTTCAAGTCACAGATCTTCAATGGTCACCCGATAGAACCTACTTCATCACTGCCTCGAAGGACAAGACTGCTAAG CTTGTCAATGCCCGGGACCTCGAAGTCATGAAGACCTACGTAACCGATACTCCTCTCAACAGTGCATCTATCACCCCCAAAAAGGATTTCGTCATTCTCGGTGGTGGACAAGCTGCTATGGATGTCACAACAACATCAGCCCGCCAGGGTAAATTCGAAGCCAGATTCTACCACAAGATCTTCGAAGAGGAGATCGGTAGAGTCCGTGGACATTTCGGTCCTCTAAACACCGTTGCCGTGGATCCAAACGGAAAGGGATATGCAAGTGGTGGTGAGGATGGTTATGTTAGAGTGCACCAATTTGATAAGGGATATTTCGACTTCACATATGAGGTCGAGAGACAGGCTAGACAACAATAA
- the Bcnop15 gene encoding Bcnop15, whose product MAEITARKRKASTAAAVPADEVAKVKKAKKSPKSTESVKPKEAAKPKKAAKVVEKVVEKEVVEEPVEESEEEEEEEEDDQTEALLKGFESDNDEEENAKEGGLEPGQEVPNALEKLSKKQKKAIKKAAEEAANDLPGVVYIGCIPHGFYEAEMKAYFSQFGDILKIRLSRNRRTGASKHYAWIQFASRGVAEIVSKTMDKYLLFNHILKVKLVPDEQLPEDLFKGANRRFKKVPWNKIEGRRLEQGAGEEQWEKRIEKAEKKREIAAEKLKQIGYEYEAPKIKSAKGVSKKPVKEIENVEDEIAGDGDVVMAIEAAPAVEEPVKAKKVKKTKVVEETPAATITTEETTITTEDAPVEKPKKGKKAAKAKAVEAPVEPEAEPEAPVGRKTRSKKAAVKVVETPAEVEVEAEIEVPAKKVTKAKKAKKSKA is encoded by the exons ATGGCTGAAATTACAGCACGCAAGCGTAAAG CTTCCACTGCTGCTGCAGTTCCCGCGGACGAGGTCGCAAAAGTAAAGAAGGCTAAGAAGTCGCCAAAATCTACTGAATCCGTCAAGCCCAAGGAAGCTGCCAAACCTAAGAAGGCGGCAAAGGTTGTTGAGAAGGTTGTAGAGAAAGAGGTTGTTGAGGAACCAGTCGAGGAAtccgaagaagaggaagaagaagaggaggatgacCAAACTGAAGCTCTTCTGAAGGGATTCGAATCGGATAacgatgaggaagagaatgcCAAGGAGGGTGGACTCGAACCTGGTCAAGAAGTTCCAAACGCCCTCGAAAAACTCAgcaagaagcagaagaaagcTATCAAGAAGGCTGCTGAAGAAGCTGCTAATGATCTTCCTGGTGTTGTCTATATTGGTTGCATTCCTCACGGTTTCTACGAGGCGGAAATGAAAGCTTACTTTTCTCAATTCGGAGACATTCTCAAGATTCGTCTGTCAAGAAATAGAAGAACTGGTGCAAGCAAGCATTACGCATGGATTCAATTCGCCAGCAGAGGTGTCGCAGAAATTGTATCCAAGACTATGGACAAATATTTGTTGTTCAACCATATCTTGAAGGTTAAATTGGTACCTGATGAGCAACTTCCTGAAGATTTGTTCAAGGGTGCCAACCGTCGCTTCAAAAAGGTTCCTTGGAACAAGATTGAGGGTCGCAGATTAGAGCAAGGTGCCGGAGAAGAGCaatgggagaagagaatagaaaAGGCCGAGAAGAAGCGCGAGATCGCCGCAGAGAAATTGAAGCAAATCGGTTACGAATATGAGGCACCAAAGATAAAATCCGCAAAGGGTGTTTCCAAGAAGCCAGTCAAGGAAATTGAGAACGTTGAGGATGAAATTGCCGGAGACGGAGATGTCGTCATGGCCATTGAAGCTGCTCCTGCAGTTGAGGAGCCAGTCAAGGCTAAGAAGGTCAAGAAGACCAAGGTCGTCGAGGAGACTCCTGCTGCTACAATCACCACGGAGGAAACCACCATTACAACCGAAGATGCTCCAGTCGAGAAGCcaaagaagggaaagaaggccGCAAAAGCAAAGGCAGTCGAAGCTCCCGTTGAGCCCGAAGCCGAGCCCGAAGCCCCAGTTGGAAGAAAGACAAGATCTAAGAAGGCAGCAGTCAAGGTTGTCGAAACCCCAGCTGAAGTCGAGGTTGAAGCCGAGATTGAAGTCCCAGCAAAGAAGGTCACCAAGGCTAAGAAAGCCAAGAAGTCCAAGGCTTAA
- the Bcavt2 gene encoding Bcavt2: MAKAKSHSNRRNQDSSNRNPEEDVGLLAEEAGSEDEDIIVHSGQAQEQGHDETHTPRTPNRVRFDLPPSPNGELSANDGAPPLYDEIHAHPSSRTQSFTPLLTGIEAPSITVASSPWDDDEDVHTWAERERSRPKSNLRNAFMNMANSIIGAGIIGQPYAFRQAGLLAGVILLIALTITVDWTIRLIVINSKLSGRDSFQGTVEFCFGRTGLIAISVAQWAFAFGGMIAFCIIVGDSIPHVLTAVFPGLKDVPVLGLLANRRVVIVVFVLGISYPLSLYRDIAKLAKASTLALISMMIILFTVVTQGFMVPKEDRGEFTTSLLTINDGIFQAIGVISFAFVCHHNSLLIYGSLQTPTIDRFSTVTHYSTSISMVACLLMALSGFLTFGSKTLGNVLNNFPATNPLVNLARLCFGLNMLTTLPLEAFVCREVMFNYWFPGDPFNMHLHLIFTSALVVSAMILSLVTCDLGAVFELIGATSACALAYILPPLCYIKLTRRTWRTWMAGACVAFGGAVMLISLFQASRKMIMNEGGVTKCDW; encoded by the exons ATGGCAAAAGCCAAATCGCACAGCAATCGCAGAAACCAAGATTCATCGAATCGTAATCCggaagaagatgttggaCTTCTCGCTGAAGAAGCAGGaagtgaagatgaggatatcATAGTCCATTCTGGACAGGCGCAGGAACAAGGACATGATGAAACACATACACCTCGAACACCCAATCGTGTACGATTCGATTTACCACCGTCGCCGAATGGCGAATTGAGTGCGAATGATGGAGCGCCGCCTCTCTACGATGAAATACATGCACATCCCTCATCTCGAACCCAATCTTTTACACCCCTCCTAACGGGCATTGAAGCACCCTCCATCACTGTTGCCTCTAGTCCTTGggacgacgacgaagatgTACACACATGGGCTGAACGCGAGCGATCTCGTCCGAAATCGAATCTGCGGAATGCTTTTATGAATATGGCGAATAGTATTATCGGAGCCGGTATCATCGGACAACCTTACGCATTTCGTCAAGCTGGACTCTTAGCTGGAGTTATTCTTCTAATCGCGCTTACAATCACGGTGGACTGGACTATTAGActtattgttattaattCGAAATTGAGTGGACGAGATAGTTTTCAGGGAACTGTGGAGTTTTGTTTCGGAAGGACGGGACTGATAGCTATCAGTGTTGCGCAATGGGCTTTTGCATTTGGGGGCATGATAGCTTTTTGTATCATTGTGGGAGATTCAATACCGCATGTTTTGACGGCGGTATTCCCAGGATTAAAAGATGTGCCAGTGCTGGGGCTACTGGCGAACAGGAGGGTCGTTATTGTGGTTTTTGTGTTGGGAATAAGTTATCCTTTGAGTTTATACCGGGACATTGCCAAG TTGGCGAAAGCAAGCACTTTGGCACTGATTAGTATGATGATCATTCTATTCACAGTTGTAACACAAGGATTTATGGTACCCAAAGAAGACAGAGGGGAATTCACCACATCCCTCCTCACCATAAACGATGGCATCTTCCAAGCCATTGGCGTAATATCCTTCG CCTTCGTCTGCCACCACAACTCCCTCCTAATCTACGGCTCCCTCCAAACCCCCACCATCGACCGATTCTCCACCGTAACCCACTACAGcacctccatctccatgGTAGCCTGTCTCTTAATGGCCCTCTCGGGCTTCCTAACCTTCGGTTCCAAAACCCTCGGCAACGTCCTCAACAACTTCCCCGCCACAAACCCCCTCGTCAACCTCGCCCGTCTCTGCTTCGGTCTCAACATGCTCACCACCCTCCCGCTCGAAGCATTCGTCTGTCGCGAAGTCATGTTCAACTACTGGTTCCCCGGCGACCCATTCAACATGCATCTGcatctcatcttcacctCCGCCCTCGTCGTCAGCGCCATGATCCTAAGTCTCGTAACCTGTGATCTCGGCGCAGTATTCGAGTTAATCGGCGCAACCAGCGCCTGTGCCTTGGCATATATCTTACCACCATTATGTTACATAAAATTAACGAGAAGAACGTGGAGAACGTGGATGGCAGGCGCGTGTGTAGCGTTTGGGGGTGCGGTGATGCTTATTAGTCTTTTTCAGGCGTCGCGAAAAATGATTATGAATGAAGGCGGAGTTACAAAATGTGATTGGTGA
- the Bcgpr5 gene encoding Bcgpr5: protein MPLTYEQYNAVDLTERITSAISILGNLFIVITYFFCSSFDKPINRLIFFASWGNIGSSISCLISDLGPASLMEKSKFDASGICQVQGFLVQMFRGVDCYWAFFMAINVYLIFFKGYTTHQLRKLDIWYLVACYGLSFIPAFVFLFISTKSRGRIYGSAIVWCWISEDWDWMRLVFLYGIVWITILFALVVYIMAAKVIWSKREHLDGFLNPLNENPFSNTVTTEIEITYEERSIVKDAGDQGVSDNIMHTDQYEVEIQATPQQKQQESQVYQMRRMRSLTREVAESGTNPEAWLYARVAILFFLAMIITWVPASINRIWQMADPSSVNFPLNYIESLMLSLQGVWNVIVYVITSQTACQRLAYRMFSRSSRTKTRLPSGSPERYPSGGKQRLESVASK, encoded by the exons ATGCCTCTAACATACGAACAATACAATGCAGTTGATCTCACAGAGAGAATTACGTCAGCCATTTCCATCCTTGGCAATCTGTTCATAGTTATCACATACTTTTTCTGTTCATCCTTCGACAAGCCAATCAATCGACTCATTTTCTTCGCATCATGGGGGAATATTGGTTCGAGTATCTCTTGCCTGATATCTGATCTGGGTCCGGCATCATTGatggaaaaatcgaaattcgATGCCTCCGGAATATGTCAGGTCCAAGGTTTCTTGGTGCAGATGTTCCGTGGAGTTGATTGTTACTGGGCATTTTTCATGGCCATCAACGTAtatctcattttcttcaaagGATATACCACACATCAATTAAGGAAGCTGGATATTTGGTATTTGGTTGCATGCTATGGGCTTTCCTTCATACCCGCTTTTGTGTTCTTATTTATATCGACAAAATCGCGAGGTCGTATCTACGGATCAGCTATTGTCTGGTGCTGGATTAGcgaggattgggattggatgCGTTTGGTTTTCTTATATGGTATTGTCTG GATCACTATCCTCTTTGCTCTCGTCGTATACATTATGGCCGCCAAAGTAATCTGGTCCAAACGTGAACATCTAGACGGCTTCCTCAACCCCCTGAACGAGAACCCATTCTCAAATACCGTCACGACCGAAATCGAGATAACCTACGAAGAACGATCCATCGTCAAAGATGCCGGCGATCAAGGCGTTTCTGATAACATAATGCACACGGATCAATATGAGGTAGAAATCCAAGCGACACCTCAACAAAAGCAACAAGAATCCCAGGTGTATCAGATGCGAAGAATGAGAAGTTTGACCAGAGAGGTTGCAGAGTCTGGAACCAATCCCGAGGCTTGGCTGTATGCACGAGTGGcgatccttttctttcttgctaTGATTATTACGTGGGTTCCCGCGAGTATCAATAGAATCTGGCAAATGGCGGATCCATCATCGGTTAATTTCCCGTTGAACTACATTGAATCATTAATGTTGTCGCTACAGGGTGTTTGGAATGTGATTGTGTATGTCATCACATCTCAGACTGCTTGTCAGAGGTTGGCATATCGAATGTTTTCAAGAAGTTCGAGGACTAAGACGAGGTTGCCAAGCGGGAGTCCTGAGAGGTATCCGTCAGGTGGAAAGCAAAGGCTTGAGAGCGTTGCTAGTaaatga
- the Bctrp5 gene encoding Bctrp5 — MEHLKRTFAQCKKEGRSALVTYITAGFPQAHDTVDILLGMEAGGADVIELGIPFTDPTADGPTIQKANTQALKNGITVTSVLQMVRDARKKGLRAPVLFMGYYNPFLSYGEERLLKDCREAGVNGFIVCDLPPEEAVSFRKFCTSGGLSYVPLIAPSTSESRMKLLCKLADSFIYVVSRMGVTGATGGSMDAGLEGLLKRVKEYSGNVPAAVGFGVSTRDHFLQVAKIADGVVIGSQIINTVNQAPAGKIAKSVEEYCAEVCGRRGAPSDGEGLTREVGMAETMNVAQEPSGENVTVDAVIRDEDRSGPGLADQIEALNTNGPIDPKIASQKFGEFGGQYVPEALMDCLSELEAGFNAIKDDPAFWEEYRTYYPWMGRPGQLHEAERLTEHAGGAKIWLKREDLNHTGSHKINNALGQILLARRLGKTEIIAETGAGQHGVATATVCAKFGMKCTIYMGAEDVRRQALNVFRIKLLGASVVAVEAGSRTLRDAVNEAMRSWVVKLDTTHYIIGSAIGPHPFPTIVRTFQSVIGNETRAQMLEKRGKLPDAVVACVGGGSNAVGMFYPFSKDPSVKLVGVEAGGDGLDTDRHSATLTGGTKGVLHGVRTYVLQDKHGQISETHSVSAGLDYPGVGPELSNWKDTERAKFIAATDAEAFKGFRLISEKEGIIPALETAHAVWGGVELAKTMNKDQDVVICLSGRGDKDVQSVAEELPKLGPTIGWDLRF, encoded by the exons ATGGAGCATCTAAAGAGGACATTCGCACAATgcaagaaggaaggaagatcCGCATTGGTAACATACATTACTGCGGGCTTCCCCCAAGCACATGATACTGTTGATATCCTATTGGGAATGGAGGCTGGTGGTGCCG ATGTTATTGAATTAGGCATTCCTTTCACAGACCCTACTGCGGATGGACCCACgattcaaaaagcaaatactCAAGCTTTGAAGAATGGTATCACAGTTACTTCGGTTTTACAAATGGTACGGGATGCAAGAAAGAAGGGATTAAGAGCCCCGGTTCTTTTCATGGGTTACTACAACCCTTTTCTGAGTTatggagaggaaagattgTTGAAGGACTGCCGAGAAGCTGGTGTCAATGGATTCATTGTTTGTGATCTTCCACCAGAAGAAGCTGTGAGCTTCAGAAAGTTTTGCACAAGCGGAGG ATTATCCTACGTTCCTCTCATCGCTCCTTCGACTTCCGAATCCCGAATGAAGCTTCTTTGCAAGCTTGCAGACTCTTTCATATATGTTGTTTCAAGAATGGGTGTCACTGGAGCCACAGGAGGTTCAATGGATGCTGGTTTGGAAGGGCTATTGAAAAGAGTCAAGGAATACTCAGGAAACGTTCCAGCCGCTGTAGGATTCGGTGTTAGCACAAGAGACCATTTCTTACAGGTCGCCAAAATTGCCGATGGAGTCGTCATCGGAAGTCAAATTATCAACACAGTCAATCAAGCACCTGCCGGCAAAATCGCAAAGAGTGTCGAAGAATACTGCGCAGAAGTTTGCGGGAGAAGGGGCGCTCCAAGTGATGGAGAAGGTCTAACCAGAGAGGTTGGAATGGCTGAGACAATGAATGTTGCCCAAGAGCCCAGCGGAGAGAATGTTACCGTCGATGCTGTCATTAGGGATGAAGACAGATCTGGACCTGGTTTGGCTGATCAGATTGAGGCCTTAAATACCAATGGCCCCATAGATCCAAAAATTGCATCTCAAAAGTTCGGAGAATTTGGCGGACAATACGTACCAGAGGCGCTTATGGATTGTTTATCAGAGCTTGAAGCAGGATTCAATGCAATCAAGGACGATCCAGCATTCTGGGAAGAATACCGAACATATTATCCATGGATGGGACGACCAGGTCAATTACATGAGGCTGAAAGACTTACTGAGCACGCTGGCGGTGCAAAGATCTggttgaagagagaagatctGAACCATACCGGAAGTCACAAGATCAACAATGCTTTGGGACAAATCCTTCTTGCTCGACGATTAGGAAAGACCGAAATTATCGCAGAGACTGGTGCAGGACAGCACGGTGTGGCCACAGCCACTGTGTGCGCAAAGTTCGGTATGAAATGTACCATTTACATGGGAGCT GAAGATGTAAGAAGACAAGCTCTCAATGTTTTCCGAATTAAGCTTCTTGGTGCATCAGTTGTCGCCGTCGAAGCTGGTTCGCGTACACTCCGAGATGCTGTTAATGAAGCTATGCGCTCTTGGGTCGTCAAGCTTGACACTACTCATTACATCATTGGCTCAGCAATTGGTCCTCACCCATTCCCAACTATCGTCAGAACATTTCAATCCGTCATCGGCAACGAAACTCGAGCTCAAATGCTAGAGAAGCGTGGTAAACTTCCTGATGCTGTCGTTGCATGCGTTGGAGGCGGTAGTAATGCGGTTGGCATGTTCTACCCATTCTCAAAAGACCCAAGTGTCAAATTAGTTGGTGTTGAAGCCGGTGGTGATGGTTTAGACACAGATCGCCACTCCGCTACTCTGACTGGTGGTACAAAGGGTGTTTTACATGGTGTCCGTACATATGTTCTCCAGGACAAACATGGACAAATCTCAGAGACTCATTCTGTATCTGCTGGTTTAGATTACCCTGGTGTTGGACCAGAATTAAGTAACTGGAAAGATACTGAGCGCGCGAAATTCATCGCGGCTACCGATGCTGAGGCATTCAAAGGATTCAGATTGATCAGTGAGAAAGAGGGTATCATACCTGCTTTGGAAACTGCGCATGCAGTATGGGGAGGAGTAGAATTGGCCAAGACCATGAACAAAGATCAAGATGTTGTTATTTGTTTAAGTGGTAGGGGTGATAAGGATGTACAGAGTGTTGCTGAGGAATTACCCAAGTTGGGCCCAACAATCGGATGGGATTTAAGATTTTAG